One genomic window of Tenacibaculum tangerinum includes the following:
- the corA gene encoding magnesium/cobalt transporter CorA has protein sequence MTRFIAKQNNTKDVAPGNPVFVGNQKEETTKIQFIGYDEHEFVEIELTTIDELKTYFNTYKKNWINIDGLHDIALIEEIGKLFNIHTLVLEDIVNTDQRPKVDIEEEYIFTSIKMMFLHKDKQQLEAEQVSMYLLKNVLITFQERHGDVFESVRERLRHKKGRVRSYNVTYLNYCLLDVIVDNYNFLMETFGEKVEDLEDKILLEPNKNILQEINKYKMELNYFRKAIRPAREGINSFRALKTELITKKEQPFFNDLNDLIQRSHDSVENYKSMLTEQLTVYSTNVNNRLNDIMKILTIFSVVFIPISFIAGIYGTNFEYIPELRYRGGYFAMWGVILLIVIGMLGYFKYKKWF, from the coding sequence ATGACAAGGTTTATAGCCAAACAAAATAACACCAAAGATGTAGCTCCAGGAAATCCAGTTTTTGTTGGAAATCAAAAAGAAGAAACAACTAAAATACAATTCATAGGGTATGATGAACACGAGTTTGTAGAGATTGAATTGACAACCATAGATGAGCTGAAAACGTACTTTAATACGTATAAAAAAAATTGGATTAACATAGATGGATTGCATGATATAGCGTTGATTGAAGAAATAGGAAAGCTATTTAATATTCATACACTCGTTTTAGAAGATATAGTAAACACAGACCAAAGACCAAAAGTTGATATTGAAGAAGAGTATATTTTTACCAGTATAAAAATGATGTTTTTACACAAAGACAAACAACAACTAGAAGCAGAGCAAGTTTCTATGTATTTGTTGAAAAATGTATTGATTACTTTTCAAGAACGACATGGAGATGTTTTTGAGTCGGTAAGAGAACGATTGCGACATAAAAAAGGAAGAGTTCGAAGCTATAACGTGACCTATTTAAACTACTGTTTACTGGATGTAATTGTAGATAATTATAACTTTTTGATGGAAACTTTTGGAGAAAAAGTGGAGGATTTAGAAGATAAAATTTTACTAGAACCGAACAAAAATATTCTACAAGAAATCAACAAATATAAAATGGAACTGAATTATTTCAGAAAAGCCATAAGACCGGCTCGAGAGGGAATAAATAGTTTTAGAGCATTGAAAACCGAATTAATAACAAAAAAAGAACAACCCTTTTTTAATGATTTGAACGACCTCATTCAACGAAGTCACGATTCTGTAGAAAACTACAAAAGTATGCTGACGGAACAACTTACGGTATATTCAACGAACGTAAACAACCGCTTGAACGACATCATGAAAATTCTCACTATATTTTCAGTAGTATTTATACCCATTAGCTTCATAGCAGGTATTTATGGTACAAATTTCGAATATATACCAGAACTAAGGTATCGTGGCGGGTACTTTGCAATGTGGGGTGTTATTTTACTAATAGTAATAGGCATGTTAGGGTATTTTAAATATAAAAAATGGTTTTAA
- a CDS encoding universal stress protein — MKNILIPYNFSGAAINALNYTKQLFKEVEVNICLLNVYVSQPSEMLSDEENEKWFNEMDNEIEEELKYLIDVLKREGANFNYDYVVASNSLTKAVKNTVREKNIDVIIAGTKGAKGLAETFIGTNAMKIINTINECPILVVPMHYKYKPLHQIVFSTNFKRKFTIKELQFLINLCVLKKCMLEVVSLSEENFLSENQQRNKVKLRELLQELNVVYEKLDWKDSETITLEEHIEETESELLVLINHKHNFFNRLLDENVLKKSAFHSKIPILILPEIV; from the coding sequence ATGAAAAATATTTTAATACCCTATAATTTTTCTGGAGCAGCAATCAATGCGTTGAATTATACAAAACAACTGTTTAAAGAAGTTGAGGTAAATATTTGCCTACTAAACGTATATGTAAGTCAGCCCTCAGAAATGTTAAGTGATGAAGAAAATGAGAAGTGGTTTAATGAAATGGATAATGAAATTGAAGAGGAATTGAAGTATTTAATTGACGTTTTAAAAAGAGAAGGTGCTAATTTTAATTACGATTATGTTGTAGCGTCTAATTCATTAACCAAAGCAGTAAAGAATACAGTAAGAGAAAAGAATATTGATGTTATTATTGCAGGTACCAAAGGGGCAAAGGGTTTAGCTGAAACATTTATTGGTACCAATGCCATGAAAATAATTAATACAATTAATGAATGTCCAATATTGGTGGTGCCCATGCATTACAAGTACAAACCATTACACCAAATAGTATTCTCTACTAATTTTAAAAGAAAATTTACAATAAAAGAGTTACAATTCTTAATTAATTTATGCGTGCTTAAAAAGTGTATGCTGGAGGTTGTAAGTTTGTCAGAAGAAAATTTTTTGTCTGAAAACCAGCAGCGAAATAAAGTCAAGTTAAGAGAGTTGTTACAAGAGTTGAATGTTGTGTATGAAAAGTTAGACTGGAAAGATTCTGAAACAATAACACTAGAAGAACATATAGAAGAAACAGAAAGTGAGTTGTTGGTTTTAATAAATCATAAGCACAATTTTTTTAATCGTTTGTTAGATGAAAACGTGCTAAAAAAATCGGCATTTCACAGTAAAATACCTATATTGATCTTGCCTGAAATAGTGTAA
- a CDS encoding HYC_CC_PP family protein, whose translation MKKAFHKITSITMAFIVVFSTMSFTVNSHFCGDMLVGTSYFVKAESCGMDMKRETKSEDCSVMKKNCCQDVASVVEGQDTLKITSFDALSFNQQVFIASFYHYYVTLFEGTHDKVISFKNYKPPLVVRDIHVLDEVYLI comes from the coding sequence ATGAAAAAAGCATTTCATAAAATAACATCCATCACAATGGCATTCATTGTAGTTTTTTCTACAATGTCATTTACGGTTAACAGTCACTTTTGTGGAGATATGTTAGTGGGTACAAGTTATTTTGTAAAAGCTGAATCTTGCGGCATGGATATGAAGCGAGAAACAAAGTCTGAAGATTGCTCAGTAATGAAAAAGAACTGTTGTCAAGATGTGGCTTCAGTAGTTGAAGGACAAGATACCTTAAAAATTACTTCTTTCGATGCATTGTCTTTCAATCAGCAAGTATTTATTGCATCGTTTTACCACTATTATGTTACTTTATTCGAAGGAACTCACGATAAAGTAATTTCTTTTAAAAATTACAAGCCTCCGCTGGTCGTCAGGGATATTCACGTACTTGATGAAGTATACTTAATATGA
- a CDS encoding mechanosensitive ion channel domain-containing protein, producing MKNRFSEFSIYSPFLQFLLLIIVLFFLIHLTKKLTRSYIVKNAIEPHRRKLILNLSYFLYYTLALFISLIIFGINFKEVIVFASSILAVLGVGFFAQWSILSNLTASIILFFYHPMRIGDTIKIIDKDFDLQGTVKNITGFYVLLYMPDEKREITIPNTIILYKGIELIKKQKNS from the coding sequence ATGAAAAATCGTTTTTCAGAATTCTCTATCTACAGTCCATTTTTACAATTCTTACTTTTAATAATTGTACTGTTTTTTTTAATTCATCTTACTAAAAAGCTTACGCGATCGTATATTGTAAAAAATGCTATTGAGCCTCATAGGAGAAAATTAATCTTGAACCTCAGTTACTTTTTATATTATACCCTAGCTCTCTTTATTTCATTAATTATTTTTGGTATCAATTTTAAAGAGGTGATTGTTTTTGCATCTTCAATACTTGCCGTGTTGGGAGTTGGTTTTTTTGCGCAATGGTCTATTTTATCCAATCTAACAGCGAGTATTATTTTATTTTTTTATCATCCTATGCGCATAGGTGACACCATAAAAATTATAGATAAAGATTTCGACTTGCAAGGTACCGTTAAAAACATAACTGGCTTTTATGTTTTGTTATATATGCCTGATGAAAAAAGAGAAATTACCATACCAAACACCATTATTTTGTATAAAGGAATTGAGTTAATAAAGAAACAAAAAAATAGCTAA
- the speB gene encoding agmatinase: protein MKKRNYAGIPDQYAKLENAKVVLIPVPYDGTSTWQKGADKGPDAFLDASENMELYDIETDSEVYKEGIYLADAVTENASPEAMVEAVHTATKKYINKNKFVTLFGGEHSISIGTIRAFNECFNNLTVLHIDAHADLRKEYEGSSCNHACAVYEASQTTNLVQVGIRSMDISEKSSMNTDKVFFAHDMAVNEYWMDEVIDQLTGNVFITFDLDAIDPSLLPSTGTPEPGGLFYYETLEFLRRVFTQRNVVGFDIVELCPNENEKSSDFLAAKLYYKMLSYKFSSTMEDEEDYDDDENSPFNKLAKFKSDDDDY from the coding sequence ATGAAAAAAAGAAACTACGCAGGAATACCTGACCAATACGCAAAATTAGAAAACGCCAAAGTAGTATTAATTCCAGTTCCTTACGACGGAACTAGTACTTGGCAAAAAGGAGCTGACAAAGGTCCAGATGCATTTTTAGATGCCTCTGAAAATATGGAATTATACGATATAGAAACCGATAGCGAAGTATATAAAGAAGGAATTTATTTAGCCGATGCTGTTACAGAAAACGCTTCTCCTGAAGCTATGGTAGAAGCAGTACATACAGCAACTAAAAAATACATTAACAAAAATAAGTTTGTAACACTTTTTGGTGGAGAACATTCTATTTCTATCGGTACTATCCGTGCTTTTAACGAATGTTTTAACAACTTAACAGTGTTACATATCGATGCGCATGCCGATTTACGCAAAGAATACGAAGGTAGTTCATGCAACCATGCTTGTGCTGTATATGAAGCAAGTCAAACGACCAATTTAGTACAAGTAGGTATTCGTAGTATGGACATATCAGAAAAGTCTTCTATGAACACAGACAAAGTCTTTTTTGCACACGATATGGCAGTAAATGAATATTGGATGGATGAAGTTATCGACCAATTAACTGGTAATGTTTTTATCACGTTTGATTTAGATGCTATCGACCCATCACTATTGCCAAGTACAGGAACACCAGAACCAGGAGGGTTATTTTACTACGAAACCTTAGAGTTTTTAAGAAGAGTTTTTACCCAAAGAAATGTCGTTGGTTTTGATATTGTAGAGCTATGCCCTAATGAAAATGAGAAATCATCAGACTTTTTAGCTGCTAAATTATACTATAAAATGCTGAGTTATAAATTCTCTTCTACCATGGAAGATGAAGAAGATTACGATGATGACGAAAACTCTCCATTTAACAAATTAGCAAAGTTTAAAAGCGACGACGACGATTATTAA
- a CDS encoding arginine decarboxylase: protein MNTKYKDLIEQTFDFPQEEFHTVNNNLFFHDIDMMELVKQYGAPLKFTYLPKISENINRAKNWFNEAIKKHNYQGVYNYSYCTKSSHFKYVLDEALKNDIHIETSSAFDIDIVKSLKKEGKLSDDAYVLCNGFKRDQYIANIVSLIDGGHTNCIPIIDNYEELNLLLDETRSKFNVGIRIASEEEPKFEFYTSRLGIGYKNIVSFYEREIANNPQVELKMLHFFINTGIRDNAYYWNELSKCLRVYTKLKEVCPSLDSLNIGGGFPIKNSLAFDYDYAYMVDEIINQINLACKEAGVEVPNIFTEFGSFTVGESGGAVYEVLYQKKQNDREKWNMINSSFITTLPDSWAINKRFIMLPLNKWNHRYERVLLGGLTCDSDDYYNSEQHINGIYLPVYEKESPLYIGFFNTGAYQETIGGFGGLQHCLIPTPKHILIDKNENGDLTTKLFKEQQKSEELLSILGY from the coding sequence ATGAATACTAAATATAAAGACTTAATAGAACAAACATTTGATTTTCCGCAAGAGGAATTTCATACAGTAAACAATAATTTATTTTTTCACGACATCGATATGATGGAATTGGTGAAGCAATACGGAGCTCCGTTAAAATTCACCTACTTACCTAAAATATCAGAAAATATAAACAGGGCTAAAAACTGGTTCAACGAAGCTATAAAAAAGCACAACTATCAAGGTGTATACAACTACAGCTACTGTACTAAAAGCTCGCACTTTAAATATGTGTTAGACGAAGCTTTAAAAAATGACATCCACATTGAAACATCGTCTGCTTTTGATATTGATATTGTAAAATCATTAAAAAAAGAAGGAAAACTAAGCGACGATGCTTATGTATTGTGTAACGGTTTTAAACGCGACCAATACATTGCCAATATCGTGAGCTTAATTGATGGCGGACACACAAATTGCATCCCTATAATAGACAATTATGAGGAATTGAATCTACTGCTAGATGAAACTAGAAGTAAATTTAATGTAGGAATTCGCATCGCTTCTGAAGAAGAACCTAAGTTTGAATTTTATACCAGTCGCTTAGGAATTGGTTACAAAAATATTGTATCTTTCTACGAACGTGAAATTGCCAACAATCCGCAAGTAGAATTGAAGATGTTACACTTCTTTATCAATACAGGTATTAGAGACAATGCTTATTACTGGAATGAGCTATCAAAATGTCTACGAGTATATACCAAACTTAAAGAAGTATGCCCTAGTTTAGACAGCTTAAATATTGGCGGAGGCTTTCCTATTAAAAACTCTCTAGCATTTGATTACGACTATGCGTATATGGTCGATGAAATTATTAACCAAATAAACCTAGCTTGTAAAGAAGCTGGTGTAGAGGTTCCTAATATTTTTACTGAATTTGGTAGTTTTACCGTAGGTGAATCAGGAGGGGCTGTCTATGAAGTACTATACCAAAAAAAACAAAACGATCGTGAAAAATGGAATATGATTAACTCATCTTTCATTACCACCTTACCCGATTCTTGGGCGATTAACAAACGTTTTATCATGCTTCCTCTTAACAAATGGAATCATCGATACGAACGCGTTTTATTAGGCGGTTTAACTTGTGATAGTGATGACTACTACAACTCAGAGCAGCATATAAACGGAATTTACTTACCTGTATACGAAAAAGAGAGTCCGCTATACATCGGTTTTTTTAACACAGGTGCTTATCAAGAAACTATAGGTGGTTTTGGCGGATTACAACACTGTTTAATACCAACCCCGAAACATATATTAATTGACAAAAACGAAAATGGTGATTTAACCACTAAATTATTTAAAGAACAACAAAAAAGCGAAGAGTTATTATCAATTTTAGGATACTAG